A stretch of Desulfotalea psychrophila LSv54 DNA encodes these proteins:
- the aroC gene encoding chorismate synthase, giving the protein MSSSFGTLYKVSTYGESHCKGVGVVIDGCPPGLELSEADIQRQLDRRRPGQNVLTTDRKEADQVMILSGTENGKTLGTPIALHVNNRDQRPGDYGDISDLPRPSHADFTYQMKYGIRASSGGGRASARETIGTVAAGAVAMKVLKKKYGIEIVAWVESVGPIQASGINPDTISREEVDKQISRCPDQITAAEMEKFITELKERGDSTGGIVTCCIRNSPVGLGEPIYEKLEAKLAQAMLAIPASKGFEIGSGFAGSRQLGSEHNDLFIWKDNRLGTSTNNSGGIQGGISNGEPILFRVAFKPTATISLPQETATFTGKTETMQAKGRHDPCVVSRAIPIVESMAALVLLDMAMRQESRKSFF; this is encoded by the coding sequence ATGTCGAGTAGCTTTGGTACATTGTATAAGGTCAGCACCTACGGGGAGTCACACTGCAAGGGTGTCGGTGTTGTTATAGATGGTTGCCCCCCTGGGCTTGAATTAAGCGAAGCAGATATCCAACGACAACTGGATCGCAGAAGGCCGGGCCAGAATGTCCTGACCACCGACCGTAAGGAGGCCGATCAGGTAATGATTCTCTCGGGAACCGAAAATGGTAAGACCTTGGGAACGCCCATTGCCCTTCATGTCAACAACCGGGATCAACGTCCCGGAGATTATGGCGACATCAGCGACCTACCCAGACCATCCCATGCCGATTTTACCTACCAGATGAAATATGGTATCCGGGCAAGTTCCGGGGGTGGACGTGCCAGTGCCAGAGAAACCATCGGCACCGTTGCAGCAGGTGCCGTGGCCATGAAGGTACTGAAAAAAAAGTATGGCATCGAAATCGTCGCCTGGGTTGAAAGTGTTGGCCCTATTCAGGCAAGCGGTATCAACCCTGACACCATAAGCCGGGAAGAAGTTGATAAACAGATCAGCCGCTGCCCCGACCAAATAACTGCCGCAGAGATGGAAAAATTTATCACGGAACTCAAGGAACGAGGTGATTCAACGGGAGGAATAGTCACCTGCTGTATCCGCAATAGCCCCGTGGGCCTTGGCGAACCAATCTATGAGAAGCTTGAGGCAAAACTTGCCCAGGCAATGCTCGCCATCCCAGCAAGCAAGGGCTTTGAAATAGGATCCGGTTTTGCCGGGAGCAGACAATTAGGCTCTGAGCACAACGACTTATTTATATGGAAGGATAACAGACTCGGCACCTCAACAAACAACTCCGGGGGCATCCAAGGGGGCATATCAAACGGAGAGCCTATACTCTTCCGCGTCGCCTTTAAACCGACCGCCACCATCTCTCTGCCTCAGGAAACAGCCACCTTCACAGGCAAGACAGAAACCATGCAGGCCAAGGGCCGCCATGACCCCTGTGTTGTCTCCCGAGCGATACCCATTGTTGAATCCATGGCAGCCCTGGTCCTCCTGGACATGGCCATGAGACAGGAGAGCCGCAAGAGCTTCTTCTAG